In one Micromonospora polyrhachis genomic region, the following are encoded:
- a CDS encoding right-handed parallel beta-helix repeat-containing protein, with product MHTTLGSKVPSRRLASSLAAATLIAGGLGVALVGDVPPAHAARVNATCANTTADAGAIQGAINSSQAGDEIVIKGPCLINATIKLLDDRTYRGDSRGGAVLTQANGANLPAMLASDSWVDNVTWVSSNVRIEKLTLDGNRAANTGTVPLMLRTWNSRVYDVEIRNAPSDGIRVSSLSSNGTHLTGSTMVNSVVSDVFIENSGGAGFRVLDPDNQVTDWMLQRSWISTSGTSAVDLDNSAGWVVSDLHLYGVRRHAIDAKRCFATGIQNNYIEDFGLEGASGTTYFGIRCTVQGDVTNTILGNRVHQFAALPAAGNFVYLGVDGVNYGTGQVAVTGNAILGTGTGAGREIGLSYQKGNGPALRVTSTGNLVDKVGTTRSVGTGVTVTAGL from the coding sequence ATGCATACGACTTTGGGCAGTAAAGTACCGTCTCGGCGGCTGGCCTCCTCCCTCGCGGCGGCCACCCTGATCGCCGGGGGACTCGGCGTCGCGCTGGTGGGGGACGTTCCCCCGGCGCACGCGGCACGGGTGAACGCCACCTGTGCCAACACCACCGCCGACGCGGGAGCCATCCAGGGCGCGATCAACTCGTCCCAGGCCGGGGACGAGATCGTGATCAAGGGCCCATGCCTGATCAACGCGACGATCAAGCTGCTCGACGACCGGACCTACCGGGGAGACTCGCGTGGCGGTGCCGTCCTGACCCAGGCCAACGGTGCCAACCTGCCCGCCATGCTGGCCTCCGACAGTTGGGTCGACAACGTGACGTGGGTCTCCAGCAACGTGCGGATCGAGAAGCTCACCCTGGACGGCAACCGGGCCGCCAACACCGGCACCGTGCCGCTGATGCTGCGGACCTGGAACAGCCGGGTGTACGACGTGGAGATCAGGAATGCCCCGTCGGACGGGATCCGGGTGTCCAGCCTGTCGAGCAACGGCACGCACCTGACGGGAAGCACGATGGTCAACAGCGTGGTGAGCGACGTGTTCATCGAGAACAGCGGGGGCGCCGGGTTCCGGGTGCTCGACCCGGACAACCAGGTCACCGACTGGATGCTGCAACGCAGTTGGATCTCGACCAGTGGCACCAGCGCCGTGGATCTGGACAACAGCGCCGGCTGGGTGGTCAGTGACCTCCACCTGTACGGGGTACGACGGCACGCCATCGATGCCAAGCGCTGCTTCGCGACCGGAATCCAGAACAACTACATCGAAGACTTCGGCCTGGAAGGGGCCAGCGGCACGACCTACTTCGGTATCCGGTGCACGGTCCAGGGCGACGTCACCAACACCATCCTGGGCAACCGCGTCCACCAGTTCGCCGCGTTGCCCGCCGCCGGCAACTTCGTCTACCTCGGGGTGGACGGGGTCAACTACGGCACCGGCCAGGTAGCCGTCACCGGAAACGCCATCCTGGGAACCGGTACCGGTGCCGGCCGGGAGATCGGGTTGAGCTACCAGAAGGGCAACGGCCCGGCGCTGCGGGTCACCTCCACCGGCAACCTGGTCGACAAGGTCGGCACCACCCGGTCGGTCGGCACCGGGGTGACCGTCACCGCAGGTCTGTGA
- a CDS encoding class I SAM-dependent RNA methyltransferase: MTERYEADRVELTVDVVAPGGHCVARLDGQVVFVRHALPGERVVAEITEVHRGYLRADAVEILAAAPERVTPPCPYAGPNRCGGCDLQHVAPDAQREWKETVVREQLRRLGGLSADEVDQLGVRVEALPGGMTGWRSRVRYAVDAAGRAGLLKHRSHEVVPVDRCLIAHPAIQELPVLAASGRRWPAADAVEVVASSGGDVVVSEITAGLAGFGDLLGGGGDFGDAAGAGGGGPRGAGGGSREVGAGPRRVDVGDEVLVDAETALVRELAAGREWMLPAEAFWQVHPAAADTLVAAVLELLKPVAGESAWDLYGGAGLFAGALAERVGPTGRVTLVEAAALGVSAARDNLRDLPGVEVVSAKVETALARRRVIGPVDLVVLDPPRTGAGGPVARAVAASGARAVAYVACDPAAFARDVRTFREAGWRLTGLRGYDLFPMTQHVELVGLFLPS, translated from the coding sequence ATGACCGAGCGGTACGAGGCCGACCGGGTCGAGCTGACCGTCGACGTGGTGGCCCCCGGTGGGCACTGCGTGGCCAGGCTGGACGGTCAGGTCGTCTTCGTCCGGCACGCGTTGCCCGGGGAACGGGTCGTGGCCGAGATCACCGAGGTGCATCGGGGCTACCTGCGGGCGGACGCGGTGGAGATCCTTGCCGCCGCCCCCGAGCGGGTCACCCCGCCCTGTCCGTACGCCGGCCCGAACCGGTGCGGTGGCTGCGATCTCCAGCACGTCGCGCCTGACGCCCAGCGGGAGTGGAAGGAGACCGTCGTACGTGAGCAGTTGCGCCGCCTCGGCGGTCTTTCGGCGGACGAGGTGGACCAGCTCGGCGTACGGGTCGAGGCGTTGCCCGGCGGGATGACGGGCTGGCGGTCCCGGGTTCGGTACGCGGTGGACGCTGCCGGCCGGGCTGGCCTGCTCAAGCATCGTTCGCACGAGGTCGTCCCGGTCGACCGGTGCCTGATCGCCCACCCCGCGATCCAGGAACTGCCGGTGTTGGCGGCCAGCGGCCGGCGTTGGCCGGCGGCGGACGCGGTGGAGGTGGTCGCCTCCTCCGGAGGGGACGTCGTGGTGAGCGAGATCACCGCCGGGCTCGCCGGCTTCGGCGACCTGCTCGGCGGCGGTGGTGACTTCGGTGACGCCGCCGGTGCCGGTGGTGGCGGTCCCCGAGGGGCCGGTGGTGGTTCCCGGGAGGTCGGTGCCGGTCCTCGGCGGGTCGACGTCGGGGACGAGGTGCTCGTCGACGCGGAGACCGCCCTGGTCCGGGAGTTGGCCGCCGGTCGGGAGTGGATGCTCCCGGCAGAGGCGTTCTGGCAGGTGCATCCGGCCGCCGCCGACACCCTCGTGGCGGCGGTGCTGGAGCTGCTCAAACCGGTGGCGGGGGAGTCCGCCTGGGACCTCTACGGCGGGGCGGGGCTCTTCGCCGGGGCGCTCGCCGAGCGGGTCGGCCCGACCGGGCGGGTCACCCTGGTCGAGGCGGCGGCGCTGGGCGTCTCCGCCGCCCGGGACAACCTGCGGGACCTACCCGGGGTCGAGGTGGTGTCGGCGAAGGTGGAGACGGCGCTGGCCCGTCGCCGGGTGATCGGACCGGTCGACCTGGTGGTGCTGGATCCGCCCCGGACCGGGGCGGGTGGCCCGGTGGCGCGCGCGGTGGCGGCCTCCGGTGCGCGCGCGGTGGCGTACGTGGCCTGCGACCCGGCGGCCTTCGCCCGAGATGTCCGCACCTTCCGGGAGGCCGGGTGGCGTCTTACCGGGCTGCGTGGATACGACCTGTTCCCGATGACCCAGCACGTGGAGCTGGTCGGGCTGTTTCTGCCCAGTTAG